A genomic window from Indioceanicola profundi includes:
- a CDS encoding ABC transporter substrate-binding protein, producing the protein MNLKSRCLAAAAGIALAFGASAAAAQVSGDVVKIGVLNDQSGPYADFGGKGSVVAAQMAIDEVGGTVLGKKIELLNADHQNKPDIGVSTARQWFDAEGVDMIAELTTSSVALAVQELAKERGKIDIVTGAATSRLTGDACSPTGFHWAYDTYALSRGTGGAVVEAGGKSWYFLTADYAFGHQLEKDTGEFVKAAGGKVVGAVRHPLNTSDFSSFLLQAQSSGAEVIGLANAGTDTTNAIKQAAEFGIVQGGQKLAGLLFTLTDAHALGLKTAQGLTLTEGFYWDRNDQSREWSKRYFEKMGRMPNMIHAGTYSAVLHYLKAVEAAGTDESKAVAEKMRELPVQDAFVGENGGKVRADGRMTKDMYLFEVKSPTESKQPWDYYKLIRTIPGDDAYTPLEKSACPLVKG; encoded by the coding sequence ATGAATCTCAAGTCTCGCTGCCTCGCCGCCGCCGCCGGCATCGCCCTGGCGTTCGGCGCATCCGCCGCCGCCGCGCAGGTGTCCGGCGATGTGGTCAAGATCGGCGTTCTGAACGACCAGTCCGGCCCCTATGCCGACTTCGGCGGCAAGGGCTCCGTCGTGGCCGCGCAGATGGCCATTGATGAAGTCGGCGGCACCGTACTGGGCAAGAAAATCGAACTGCTCAATGCCGACCACCAGAACAAGCCTGACATCGGCGTGTCCACCGCCCGCCAATGGTTCGATGCCGAAGGCGTCGACATGATTGCAGAGCTGACGACCTCCTCAGTGGCTCTTGCCGTGCAGGAACTGGCGAAGGAGCGGGGAAAGATCGACATCGTGACCGGTGCGGCTACCTCCCGCCTGACCGGCGATGCCTGTTCTCCCACGGGCTTTCACTGGGCCTACGACACCTATGCGCTGTCGCGCGGCACCGGCGGCGCAGTCGTGGAGGCCGGCGGCAAGAGCTGGTACTTCCTGACCGCCGATTATGCCTTCGGCCACCAGCTTGAGAAGGATACCGGCGAGTTCGTGAAGGCTGCCGGCGGCAAGGTGGTGGGGGCTGTGCGCCACCCGCTGAACACATCCGATTTCAGCTCCTTCCTGCTGCAGGCGCAATCCTCCGGGGCCGAGGTGATCGGGCTGGCCAATGCCGGCACGGACACCACGAACGCCATCAAGCAGGCAGCGGAGTTCGGCATCGTCCAGGGCGGTCAGAAGCTTGCCGGTCTGCTGTTCACCCTGACCGACGCCCATGCGCTCGGCCTGAAGACCGCGCAGGGTCTGACCCTGACGGAAGGCTTCTACTGGGACCGCAATGACCAGTCGCGGGAGTGGTCGAAGCGTTACTTCGAGAAAATGGGCCGCATGCCCAACATGATCCACGCCGGCACCTATTCCGCCGTGCTGCACTATCTGAAGGCCGTTGAAGCCGCCGGCACCGATGAGAGCAAGGCCGTGGCGGAGAAGATGCGCGAGCTGCCGGTCCAGGATGCCTTCGTCGGTGAGAATGGCGGCAAGGTCCGCGCAGACGGCCGCATGACCAAGGACATGTACCTGTTCGAGGTGAAGAGCCCGACCGAAAGCAAGCAGCCCTGGGACTATTACAAGCTGATCCGTACGATCCCGGGCGACGATGCCTATACGCCGCTGGAAAAGAGCGCCTGCCCGCTGGTCAAGGGCTGA
- a CDS encoding DUF7218 family protein, giving the protein MAKDHGNQIKNDAQYEAMRAKGMRKERAARIANANAQEGGNPASERGGHASKYESRSKSDLYDEARKIGIEGRSRMSKDELIDALRHH; this is encoded by the coding sequence ATGGCAAAGGATCACGGAAACCAGATCAAGAATGATGCCCAGTACGAGGCGATGCGCGCCAAGGGCATGAGGAAGGAAAGGGCGGCCCGGATCGCCAATGCCAACGCCCAGGAAGGTGGAAACCCCGCCAGTGAGCGCGGCGGTCATGCCTCGAAGTACGAATCGCGCAGCAAGTCCGATCTTTATGATGAGGCCCGGAAGATCGGAATCGAGGGCCGCTCACGGATGAGCAAGGATGAGTTGATCGACGCGCTGCGGCACCATTGA
- a CDS encoding (2Fe-2S)-binding protein: protein MYVCVCNAINCKTVRRAAENGAGTVAGVFKSVGKTPQCGRCFTTMRGMIEEHAPASCVPVPVAVAAE, encoded by the coding sequence ATGTATGTCTGCGTCTGCAATGCGATCAATTGTAAGACTGTGCGCCGAGCGGCGGAGAACGGGGCTGGCACCGTGGCCGGCGTTTTCAAATCGGTGGGCAAGACCCCGCAGTGCGGTCGTTGCTTCACCACTATGCGCGGCATGATCGAAGAGCACGCGCCAGCATCCTGCGTGCCCGTGCCTGTCGCCGTCGCAGCGGAATAA